From Chloroflexota bacterium, one genomic window encodes:
- the rplC gene encoding 50S ribosomal protein L3 gives MREGMLGRKVGMTQIFDEKGEVVPVTVIEAGPCYVTQIKTVERDGYNAIQIGFGQAKRVNKPQRGHLKELPPLRYLREVRTDDVERYQVGQVIDVSIFQPGMLVDVIGTSKGKGFAGVVKRHHFKGGPQTHGQSDRLRAPGSIGSGTTPGHIVKGLRMAGHMGDRRVAVLNLPVLRVDKERNLLVLRGSVPGAKNGLLFIRKARKVS, from the coding sequence ATAAGAGAAGGGATGTTGGGCCGCAAGGTGGGCATGACCCAGATCTTCGATGAAAAAGGCGAGGTCGTGCCCGTCACAGTGATTGAGGCAGGGCCCTGCTACGTCACACAAATCAAAACCGTCGAACGCGACGGCTACAACGCGATTCAAATAGGCTTTGGCCAGGCCAAGCGGGTGAACAAGCCCCAGCGCGGCCACCTGAAGGAATTGCCACCCCTGCGCTACCTGCGCGAGGTGCGCACCGATGATGTGGAACGCTACCAGGTCGGGCAAGTGATAGATGTCAGCATCTTCCAGCCAGGAATGCTGGTGGACGTGATCGGCACCTCTAAGGGGAAGGGCTTCGCCGGAGTGGTCAAACGACATCACTTCAAGGGCGGTCCTCAAACCCACGGCCAATCGGATCGGCTGCGTGCTCCGGGGTCCATCGGTTCGGGTACTACGCCCGGCCATATCGTCAAGGGCCTGCGCATGGCTGGCCACATGGGCGACAGGCGCGTCGCTGTGCTAAATCTGCCCGTGCTCAGAGTGGACAAAGAGCGCAATCTGTTGGTTCTGCGCGGCAGCGTGCCTGGGGCGAAGAACGGCCTCTTGTTTATCCGCAAGGCTCGCAAGGT